One genomic region from Osmerus eperlanus chromosome 6, fOsmEpe2.1, whole genome shotgun sequence encodes:
- the LOC134022013 gene encoding histone H3 encodes MARTKQTARKSTGGKAPRKQLATKAARKSAPATGGVKKPHRYRPGTVALREIRRYQKSTELLIRKLPFQRLVREIAQDFKTDLRFQSSAVMALQEASEAYLVGLFEDTNLCAIHAKRVTIMPKDIQLARRIRGERA; translated from the coding sequence ATGGCCAGAACCAAGCAGACCGCTCGTAAATCTACCGGTGGCAAAGCCCCGAGGAAGCAGCTTGCTACCAAGGCTGCTCGTAAGAGCGCGCCAGCTACCGGTGGCGTGAAGAAGCCCCATCGTTACAGGCCCGGGACCGTGGCTCTGAGAGAGATCCGTCGTTACCAGAAGTCTACCGAGCTGCTTATTCGCAAGCTGCCTTTCCAGCGCCTGGTGAGGGAAATCGCCCAGGACTTCAAGACTGACCTGCGTTTCCAGAGCTCCGCTGTGATGGCTCTGCAGGAGGCCAGCGAGGCTTACCTGGTCGGTCTGTTCGAGGACACCAACCTGTGCGCCATCCACGCCAAGAGGGTCACCATCATGCCCAAGGACATCCAGCTGGCCCGCCGCATCCGCGGAGAGCGCGCCTAG
- the LOC134022014 gene encoding histone H2A, translating to MSGRGKTGGKARAKAKTRSSRAGLQFPVGRVHRLLRKGNYAQRVGAGAPVYLAAVLEYLTAEILELAGNAARDNKKTRIIPRHLQLAVRNDEELNKLLGGVTIAQGGVLPNIQAVLLPKKTEKAVKAK from the coding sequence ATGAGCGGAAGAGGCAAAACCGGAGGAAAAGCCAGGGCTAAGGCCAAGACCAGGTCGTCCCGCGCTGGGCTCCAGTTCCCCGTGGGTCGTGTTCACAGGCTTCTCCGCAAGGGCAACTATGCGCAGCGTGTGGGAGCTGGTGCACCCGTCTACCTGGCAGCAGTCCTGGAGTACCTCACCGCTGAGATCCTGGAGTTGGCCGGCAACGCGGCTCGTGACAACAAGAAGACCCGCATCATTCCCCGTCACCTGCAGCTGGCCGTCCGCAACGACGAGGAGCTCAACAAACTCCTCGGTGGCGTTACGATCGCTCAAGGTGGAGTGTTGCCCAACATCCAGGCGGTGCTTCTCCCCAAGAAGACCGAGAAGGCCGTTAAGGCCAAGTAA
- the LOC134022006 gene encoding histone H1-like, with the protein MAEVAPAPAPAKAPKKKAAAKPKKAGPSVGELIVKAVSASKERSGVSLAAVKKALAAGGYDVEKNNSRVKIAVKSLVTKGTLVQTKGTGASGSFKINKETDTKAKKPVKKVAAAKVKKAAAKKPTVAKKSPKKVAAKKPAAAKKSPKKAKKPAAAKKVTKSPKKVKKPATPKKTVAKSPKKAAKPKAAKPKAAKPKAAKAKKPAPKKK; encoded by the coding sequence ATGGCAGAAGTCGCTCCAGCTCCCGCTCCGGCCAAGGCACCCAAGAAGAAGGCGGCAGCCAAGCCCAAGAAAGCTGGACCCAGCGTCGGCGAGCTGATAGTCAAGGCCGTTTCTGCTTCCAAGGAGAGAAGCGGTGTGTCCCTGGCAGCGGTCAAGAAAGCCTTGGCGGCCGGCGGCTACGACGTAGAGAAGAACAACTCCCGCGTCAAGATCGCAGTGAAGAGCCTCGTCACCAAAGGAACCTTGGTCCAGACCAAAGGAACGGGCGCTTCTGGCTCTTTTAAGATCAACAAGGAGACGGATACCAAGGCAAAGAAGCCCGTGAAGAAGGTCGCCGCTGCGAAAGTCAAAAAGGCAGCCGCCAAGAAACCTACAGTTGCTAAAAAGTCGCCCAAGAAGGTCGCTGCGAAGAAGCCCGCGGCTGCCAAGAAGTCACCCAAGAAGGCTAAGAAGCCCGCGGCTGCCAAGAAGGTAACCAAGAGCCCCAAGAAGGTGAAGAAGCCCGCAACACCCAAGAAAACAGTGGCCAAGAGCCCCAAGAAGGCAGCCAAGCCCAAAGCCGCCAAGCCCAAAGCCGCCAAGCCCAAGGCGGCCAAGGCAAAGAAACCAGCGCCTAAGAAGAAGTAA
- the LOC134022018 gene encoding histone H2B-like → MPEPAKTAPKKGSKKAVSKTAVKGGKKRRKSRKESYAIYVYKVLKQVHPDTGISSKAMGIMNSFVNDIFERIAGESSRLAHYNKRSTITSREIQTAVRLLLPGELAKHAVSEGTKAVTKYTSSK, encoded by the coding sequence ATGCCTGAGCCAGCAAAGACCGCGCCCAAGAAGGGCTCCAAGAAAGCCGTTTCCAAGACCGCCGTGAAGGGCGGCAAGAAGCGCAGAAAGTCCAGGAAGGAGAGCTACGCCATCTACGTGTACAAGGTACTGAAGCAGGTCCACCCCGACACCGGCATCTCCTCCAAGGCCATGGGAATCATGAACTCATTCGTCAACGATATTTTCGAGCGTATCGCCGGAGAGTCGTCTCGCCTGGCTCATTACAACAAGCGATCAACCATCACTTCCAGGGAGATCCAGACCGCTGTCCGCCTTCTGCTCCCCGGTGAGCTGGCCAAGCACGCCGTGTCCGAGGGCACCAAGGCAGTAACCAAGTACACCAGCTCCAAGTAA
- the LOC134022022 gene encoding histone H4 codes for MSGRGKGGKGLGKGGAKRHRKVLRDNIQGITKPAIRRLARRGGVKRISGLIYEETRGVLKVFLENVIRDAVTYTEHAKRKTVTAMDVVYALKRQGRTLYGFGG; via the coding sequence ATGTCAGGAAGAGGCAAAGGAGGTAAAGGACTCGGAAAAGGAGGCGCCAAGCGTCATCGCAAGGTTCTCCGTGATAACATCCAGGGCATCACCAAGCCCGCCATCCGCCGCCTGGCTCGCCGAGGTGGCGTGAAACGTATTTCAGGCTTGATCTACGAAGAGACACGCGGTGTGCTGAAGGTGTTCTTGGAGAACGTCATCCGTGATGCCGTGACCTACACCGAGCACGCTAAAAGGAAGACCGTGACCGCCATGGACGTGGTCTACGCTCTGAAGCGCCAGGGACGTACTCTGTACGGTTTCGGCGGTTAA
- the LOC134022746 gene encoding uncharacterized protein LOC134022746, translated as MMSKSLYGKPGCTCLSGQTGSKDEGLDEERRLGHLGLVYFVFQESELNMEKERSVFLHHIPGTRALELPVCCEQGRLHPGVRIPCFSSCPCADRDMDSPRAATPAALSVNHSFSHSPRSTGRGGGTGLLLSLHIKYTSTPLSVTAKSFEHHYVMLTDPIKAILVVLYRPPGPLANFVEELDMLLSVLPDNGTPRIILGDFNIHLKGTQAVDFMSLLTSFDLMLLNTPGTHKAGKQLDLILTRNCITDLTSVTPLHISDHFFIQLSTTSPPFLRKKSLPLAASSLWPTFLPTHPL; from the exons ATGATGTCAAAAAGTCTGTATGGCAAGCCTGGTTGTACCTGCTTAAGTGGACAAACAGGGTCCAAGGATGAAGGGCTGGATGAAGAAAGAAGGCTGG GTCATCTGGGACTGGTCTACTTTGTGTTCCAAGAGTCAGAACTAAACATGGAGAAGGAGCGTTCAGTTTTTCTGCACCACATACCTGGAACAAG ggctctggaactgccagtctgctgtgaacaaggcagacttcaccCCGGCGTTCGCatcccatgcttctcttcatgcccttgcgctgacagagacatggattcgCCCAGAGcagcaactccagctgctctctccgtcaaccactcgttctctcactcaccccgctcaactgggcgaggtggtgggacaggtttgcttctttccctacatattaaatacacatccaccccactctctgtcaccgccaaatcatttgaacaccactatgtgatgctaactgatcctatcaaagcaatCTTAGTTGTCCTCTATCGCCCACCTGGACCGCTTGCCAACTTTGTGgaagagctggacatgctcctcagcgtcctcccggataaTGGAACCCCGCGGAtaatccttggggacttcaacatccacctcaaaggaacgcaggccgtcgacttcatgTCTCTCCTGACTTCTTTCGACCTGatgctgctgaacacaccggggacccacaaggcaggaaaacagctcgacctcatcctgacacgtaactgtatcactgacttaacatctgtaaccccactgcacaTTTCTGATCACTTCTTTATCcaattatct acgacttctcctcctttttTGAGGAAAAAGTCGCTGCCATTAGCAGCCAGTTCCCTGTGGCCAACGttcctacccactcaccctctatga
- the LOC134022004 gene encoding uncharacterized protein LOC134022004, with product MGITGTALQWISSYLSGRSYQVSWGGKVSGPRELSTGVPQGSVLGLLVFSLYTTSLGPIITSHGFSYHCYADDTQLYLSFPPTDLGLSPRIEACLADISAWMTKHHLQLNLTKTELLIIPAKPSISHDLSITLGSATVTPSSSARNLGVTMDDKLSLTAHIAAVSRSCRFTLYNIRKIKRYLSEHSTQLLVQALVLSKLDYCNSLLAGLPACATRPLQKIQNAAARLVFNLPRRSHVTPLLISIHWLPITARIRFKTLVLTFRAVNGTAPNYIKSLHQPYTPTRHLRSSSDNRLVVPPLKTSSSPVWPPNGGINSPPRSETLTVSPPSRKGSRRQFPGSTTVLRNVWLDLMLVLGSQVAERLGNRASNLKLMTLCPRARHFTLLASGECPCTYCKGRYMLLRFLKNGHMGTPSSTGNALDVHLLNFLTIRRNFGELRRATKTPLAVIADEGCLGR from the coding sequence atgggcatcactggcactgcacttcagtggatctcatcctacctgtcgggaagatcctaccaggtttcctggggaggcaaagtgtcaggcccccgtgAGCTCTcaactggtgtcccacagggctctgtccttggactccttgtcttctccctgtacaccacctcacttggaccaatcatcacctctcatggcttctcctaccactgctacgctgacgacacccagctgtacctgtcgttccccccgactgatctgGGGCTCTCacctaggatcgaggcctgcctcgcagacatctccgcctggatgaccaagcaccacctccagctgaacctcaccaaaacagaacttctcatcatcccggccaaaccctccatctcccacgatctctcaatcaccctgggatctgcgacggtgaccccttcatcctctgccaggaacctcggggtgaccatggatgacaagctctccctcacagcccacattgctgcggtctcccggtcgtgtagattcaccctctacaacatccggaagatcaagagatacctgtctgagcactccacccagctgctagtccaagcacttgtcctctcaaagttggactactgcaactcgctgctcgccggtctcccagcatgcgcaacccgccctctccagaagattcagaacgcggcagcccgcctggtcttcaatctacccagacgctcccatgttaccccgctcctcatctccatccactggcttcccatcacggcccgtattagattcaagaccctggtactgaccttccgagctgtgaacgggactgcacccaactacatcaagtctctccaccaaccttacacccccacccgccacctacggtcttcttctgacaaccgtctggtggtcccaccactcaagacaagctcttctcctgtctggccccccaatggtggaatcaactccccacctcgatcagagacactgactgtctccccaccttcaagaaaggGCTCAAGACGCCAATTtcccgggagtacaacggtacttaggaatgtttggctggacctgatgttagttttagggagtcaggtggctgagcggttagggaatcgggctagtaatctgaagctaatgacgttgtgtcctcgggcaaggcacttcaccctacttgcctcgggggaatgtccctgtacttactgtaaaggccgatatatgcttctgcgttttttgaaaaatggacacatgggaacgccctcatctacagggaacgccctcgatgtgcacctcctgaattttctaactatccgtcgtaatttcggagagctacggagagctacgaagacccccttggctgtgattgccgatgaaggctgcctcggtcgttag